From one Plantibacter flavus genomic stretch:
- a CDS encoding siderophore-interacting protein: MTTTPRPRAPRPQIILEVVRSSWVTPHLVRLTLGGPGFADFQPKDATDSYVKISFAKPELGLEPPYDLAALRETLAPADLPVTRTYTVRRVDQAAGTIDIDFVVHGDEGIAGPWAAAAQPGDRVVLAGPGGAYRPDPTADWHLFAGDESAIPAIAAALEALPAEAKGLAFLEIGGRDDLVELDHPAGVHLIWVGRAARDESTVALLATAIAGHPWPDGRVQVFAHGERESMKALREVFLTQRGLDRSQLSLSGYWAYGRTEDRFQAEKREPIGVVLPAS, translated from the coding sequence ATGACGACGACACCGCGACCTCGAGCCCCACGTCCACAGATCATCCTCGAGGTGGTCCGCAGTTCCTGGGTCACACCGCACCTCGTGCGCCTCACCCTCGGCGGTCCAGGCTTCGCCGACTTCCAGCCCAAGGACGCCACCGACAGCTACGTGAAGATCTCCTTCGCCAAGCCCGAACTCGGCCTCGAGCCACCGTACGACCTCGCGGCGCTCCGTGAGACGCTGGCACCCGCCGACCTCCCGGTCACCCGCACCTACACGGTGCGACGCGTGGACCAGGCGGCGGGCACCATCGACATCGACTTCGTGGTGCACGGCGACGAGGGCATCGCCGGCCCGTGGGCCGCTGCCGCTCAGCCGGGAGACCGCGTCGTGCTCGCCGGCCCCGGCGGTGCCTACCGGCCCGACCCGACCGCCGACTGGCACCTCTTCGCGGGCGACGAGTCGGCGATCCCCGCGATCGCCGCCGCCCTCGAGGCGCTCCCGGCGGAAGCGAAGGGGCTCGCGTTCCTCGAGATCGGTGGGCGGGACGACCTCGTCGAGCTCGACCACCCGGCCGGGGTGCATCTCATCTGGGTCGGCCGTGCGGCCCGCGATGAATCGACGGTCGCGCTCCTCGCGACCGCCATCGCCGGACACCCGTGGCCCGACGGACGCGTGCAGGTCTTCGCCCACGGCGAGCGGGAGTCGATGAAAGCACTTCGTGAGGTGTTCCTCACCCAGCGCGGGCTCGACCGCTCCCAGCTCTCACTGTCCGGGTACTGGGCCTACGGACGCACCGAAGACCGCTTCCAGGCGGAGAAGCGCGAACCGATCGGGGTCGTCCTGCCGGCCTCGTGA
- a CDS encoding CarD family transcriptional regulator encodes MQFIVGETLVYPHHGAVTITELSKVTIKGVEQDVMTLRVHTSELTIKLPIANADLVGVRDVIDHDGVQAVYGVLREPFVEEPGNWSRRYKANQEKMASGNVHRVGEVVRDLWRRDQDSGVSAGEKRMLQKARQVLVSELALAQSMTDEEASAGLDEVLASSIATPEAVAAK; translated from the coding sequence ATGCAGTTCATCGTTGGAGAGACCCTGGTCTACCCGCACCACGGAGCGGTCACCATCACCGAGTTGTCGAAGGTGACGATCAAGGGTGTCGAGCAGGACGTCATGACGCTTCGCGTGCACACGTCCGAGCTCACCATCAAGCTGCCGATCGCGAACGCCGACCTCGTCGGTGTGCGCGACGTCATCGACCACGACGGCGTCCAGGCCGTCTACGGCGTGCTCCGCGAGCCGTTCGTCGAGGAGCCCGGCAACTGGTCGCGTCGATACAAGGCCAACCAGGAGAAGATGGCCAGTGGCAACGTCCACCGCGTCGGCGAGGTCGTCCGCGACCTGTGGCGTCGCGACCAGGACAGCGGCGTGTCGGCCGGCGAGAAGCGCATGCTCCAGAAGGCGCGCCAGGTGCTCGTCTCCGAACTCGCGCTCGCGCAGTCGATGACCGACGAAGAGGCGTCCGCGGGCCTCGACGAGGTGCTCGCCTCGTCGATCGCGACCCCCGAGGCCGTCGCAGCCAAGTAG
- a CDS encoding TetR/AcrR family transcriptional regulator: protein MPRTSGVPALGVEQSTTERPAPPSRVERFTPVLRATGDPRAERTRQTIFDAVATILAGRPERVSVGDIVRVAGISRSSFYAHFASLDDLTAAYLRVQFAGLAASGVSVRPAGESLGSAERAREAYRRLVAQLLEDAPLYSSVLELPVARSAFDDLVGEHADHLIGSLLERAEVPVGIPAGLVSAYVAGGTLSLVDGWRRGRIDVSDDELVEALVALLPAWLLDERSVGASPPPPTPEPSGR, encoded by the coding sequence ATGCCTCGCACATCAGGAGTTCCCGCCCTCGGTGTCGAGCAGTCCACCACAGAACGTCCCGCTCCGCCGTCGCGCGTCGAGCGCTTCACTCCCGTCCTCCGAGCGACGGGCGACCCACGTGCCGAGCGCACCAGGCAGACGATCTTCGACGCCGTCGCCACAATCCTCGCCGGTCGGCCGGAACGCGTGTCCGTCGGCGACATCGTCCGCGTCGCCGGGATCAGCCGCAGCTCGTTCTACGCCCACTTCGCCAGCCTCGACGACCTCACTGCGGCCTACCTGCGGGTGCAGTTCGCCGGCCTTGCCGCGTCCGGAGTCTCGGTGCGGCCCGCGGGCGAGTCGCTGGGTAGCGCCGAGCGCGCCCGCGAAGCCTACCGACGCCTCGTCGCCCAGCTCCTCGAAGACGCACCGCTCTACTCGAGCGTGCTCGAGCTCCCCGTCGCCCGCAGCGCGTTCGACGACCTCGTCGGCGAGCACGCCGACCACCTCATCGGCTCGCTGCTCGAGCGCGCCGAGGTCCCGGTCGGCATCCCGGCGGGCCTGGTCTCCGCCTATGTCGCCGGTGGCACGCTCTCCCTCGTCGACGGCTGGCGCCGCGGACGCATCGACGTCTCGGACGACGAACTGGTCGAAGCCCTGGTCGCCCTGCTGCCCGCCTGGCTGCTCGACGAACGATCCGTCGGCGCGTCACCGCCACCACCGACCCCCGAACCATCCGGCCGCTGA